A stretch of the Capsicum annuum cultivar UCD-10X-F1 chromosome 10, UCD10Xv1.1, whole genome shotgun sequence genome encodes the following:
- the LOC107844845 gene encoding uncharacterized protein LOC107844845 isoform X1 yields the protein MGERRRKQTYAHNSAPASPYQAKYVRGFRNLPRDQLGGVIFGCTETTIRECLEKQLFGLPAQHFSYVKNVNPGLPVFLFNYSDRKLHGIFEAASSGQMNINPYAFTSGGSGKTLYPAQVQIRVRLHCESLPENTFKQIIFDNYYNTHHFWFELDLAQYSKLTSQLSFLVYVPSSTPYYPENPRSIIRGSPANDKIAESRSFEPRDLKNKSSSSADFQAALDEKDFIYMKLKELALQRARGQAEEGINAGISDNNDVSTGQAAFLEPQPPGEEKNEEGTCDLQLKELKAITEELTRKVTSLEQKLVNAEEDIKMLKSRCLMFESHNPSRTHDVENVAESENIVNHEAIIIAGGYDGHSWLSALDSYVPLNDVLCSLKPMSSVRSLFAIANLSRELYVFGGKSGTLWTNTESYNPADNKWTVHRCLNERNGSLAGATWKDNIFAIGGGNGSESFSAVQMYDPQIGRWIPSRSMWQKRFALGAAELNGALYTVGGYDGENYLATTERFDPRKHAWTKIESMSTKRGSHALVPFGGKLYVDLFSLHWILYLWSSVTSSRVGDVYCLKNH from the exons ATGGGAGAAAGGAGAAGAAAACAAACCTATGCACATAATTCAGCACCGGCATCACCATACCAGGCAAAGTATGTTCGAGGTTTTAGAAATTTGCCGAGAGATCAGCTAGGTGGTGTTATATTTGGCTGCACAGAAACTACAATCAGAGAGTGTCTCGAAAAGCAACTATTTG GTTTGCCTGCTCAACACTTTTCATATGTGAAAAATGTAAATCCTGGTTTGCCAGTGTTCTTGTTCAACTACAGTGATAGGAAGCTCCATGGAATCTTTGAGGCTGCAAGCTCTGGCCAAATGAATATCAATCCGTATGCTTTTACATCTGGTGGTTCTGGAAAAACACTATATCCTGCACAg GTTCAGATACGTGTCCGTCTGCATTGTGAATCACTGCCAGAGAATAcatttaaacaaataatttttgataacTACTACAACACACATCATTTCTGGTTTGAGCTAGATTTAGCTCAATATAGTAAATTGACTTCCCAACTATCATTTCTAGTATATGTTCCGAGTAGCACACCATATTATCCAGAAAACCCGAGAAGTATAATCCGAGGTTCACCTGCAAATGACAAGATAGCAGAAAGTAGATCTTTTGAACCACGAGACTTGAAAAACAAGTCATCCAGTTCCGCTGATTTTCAAGCTGCCTTGGATGAGAAGGATTTTATATACATGAAACTTAAAGAATTAGCTCTTCAGCGTGCAAGAGGGCAAGCAGAGGAAGGCATCAATGCAGGGATAAGTGATAACAATGATGTAAGCACCGGCCAAGCAGCTTTTCTGGAACCACAGCCTCCCGGAGAGGAGAAGAATGAAGAAGGCACTTGTGACTTG CAGCTGAAAGAACTGAAAGCTATTACGGAAGAGCTAACCCGAAAAGTGACCAGCCTGGAGCAGAAGCTG GTTAATGCTGAAGAAGATATTAAAATGTTAAAAAGTAGGTGTTTGATGTTTGAATCCCACAATCCTTCTCGTACACATGATGTTGAAAATGTGGCTGAATCAGAAAATATAGTGAATCATGAGGCAATCATCATAGCTGGAGGATATGATGGTCATTCATGGCTATCAGCCTTGGACTCGTACGTGCCTTTAAATGATGTTTTGTGCTCACTTAAGCCAATGAGTTCAGTTCGATCTCTTTTCGCAATTGCAAATCTGAGTAGAGAACTCTATGTATTTGGTGGCAAATCTGGAACCTTGTGGACCAACACAG AATCATATAACCCAGCCGATAATAAGTGGACTGTGCATCGTTGTTTGAATGAGAGAAATGGTAGCTTAGCTGGAGCTACTTGGAAGGACAATATCTTTGCAATTGGTGGTGGAAATGGGTCTGAATCTTTTTCAGCAGTTCAAATGTATGATCCTCAAATAGGTCGATGGATTCCTTCACGATCCATGTGGCAGAAG CGATTTGCTCTTGGAGCAGCAGAACTCAATGGTGCATTATATACTGTTGGTGGATATGATGGAGAGAATTATTTGGC GACTACTGAAAGATTTGACCCCAGAAAACACGCTTGGACAAAAATTGAGAGTATGAGCACAAAAAGAGGATCTCATGCGTTGGTTCCTTTTGGGGGAAAGTTGTATGTTGACCTCTTCTCGCTTCATTGGATTCTATATCTTTGGTCAAGTGTTACGTCTTCAAGAGTAGGAGATGTGTATTGTCTGAAGAATCACTAG
- the LOC107844845 gene encoding uncharacterized protein LOC107844845 isoform X2 — MGERRRKQTYAHNSAPASPYQAKYVRGFRNLPRDQLGGVIFGCTETTIRECLEKQLFGLPAQHFSYVKNVNPGLPVFLFNYSDRKLHGIFEAASSGQMNINPYAFTSGGSGKTLYPAQVQIRVRLHCESLPENTFKQIIFDNYYNTHHFWFELDLAQYSKLTSQLSFLVYVPSSTPYYPENPRSIIRGSPANDKIAESRSFEPRDLKNKSSSSADFQAALDEKDFIYMKLKELALQRARGQAEEGINAGISDNNDVSTGQAAFLEPQPPGEEKNEEGTCDLLKELKAITEELTRKVTSLEQKLVNAEEDIKMLKSRCLMFESHNPSRTHDVENVAESENIVNHEAIIIAGGYDGHSWLSALDSYVPLNDVLCSLKPMSSVRSLFAIANLSRELYVFGGKSGTLWTNTESYNPADNKWTVHRCLNERNGSLAGATWKDNIFAIGGGNGSESFSAVQMYDPQIGRWIPSRSMWQKRFALGAAELNGALYTVGGYDGENYLATTERFDPRKHAWTKIESMSTKRGSHALVPFGGKLYVDLFSLHWILYLWSSVTSSRVGDVYCLKNH, encoded by the exons ATGGGAGAAAGGAGAAGAAAACAAACCTATGCACATAATTCAGCACCGGCATCACCATACCAGGCAAAGTATGTTCGAGGTTTTAGAAATTTGCCGAGAGATCAGCTAGGTGGTGTTATATTTGGCTGCACAGAAACTACAATCAGAGAGTGTCTCGAAAAGCAACTATTTG GTTTGCCTGCTCAACACTTTTCATATGTGAAAAATGTAAATCCTGGTTTGCCAGTGTTCTTGTTCAACTACAGTGATAGGAAGCTCCATGGAATCTTTGAGGCTGCAAGCTCTGGCCAAATGAATATCAATCCGTATGCTTTTACATCTGGTGGTTCTGGAAAAACACTATATCCTGCACAg GTTCAGATACGTGTCCGTCTGCATTGTGAATCACTGCCAGAGAATAcatttaaacaaataatttttgataacTACTACAACACACATCATTTCTGGTTTGAGCTAGATTTAGCTCAATATAGTAAATTGACTTCCCAACTATCATTTCTAGTATATGTTCCGAGTAGCACACCATATTATCCAGAAAACCCGAGAAGTATAATCCGAGGTTCACCTGCAAATGACAAGATAGCAGAAAGTAGATCTTTTGAACCACGAGACTTGAAAAACAAGTCATCCAGTTCCGCTGATTTTCAAGCTGCCTTGGATGAGAAGGATTTTATATACATGAAACTTAAAGAATTAGCTCTTCAGCGTGCAAGAGGGCAAGCAGAGGAAGGCATCAATGCAGGGATAAGTGATAACAATGATGTAAGCACCGGCCAAGCAGCTTTTCTGGAACCACAGCCTCCCGGAGAGGAGAAGAATGAAGAAGGCACTTGTGACTTG CTGAAAGAACTGAAAGCTATTACGGAAGAGCTAACCCGAAAAGTGACCAGCCTGGAGCAGAAGCTG GTTAATGCTGAAGAAGATATTAAAATGTTAAAAAGTAGGTGTTTGATGTTTGAATCCCACAATCCTTCTCGTACACATGATGTTGAAAATGTGGCTGAATCAGAAAATATAGTGAATCATGAGGCAATCATCATAGCTGGAGGATATGATGGTCATTCATGGCTATCAGCCTTGGACTCGTACGTGCCTTTAAATGATGTTTTGTGCTCACTTAAGCCAATGAGTTCAGTTCGATCTCTTTTCGCAATTGCAAATCTGAGTAGAGAACTCTATGTATTTGGTGGCAAATCTGGAACCTTGTGGACCAACACAG AATCATATAACCCAGCCGATAATAAGTGGACTGTGCATCGTTGTTTGAATGAGAGAAATGGTAGCTTAGCTGGAGCTACTTGGAAGGACAATATCTTTGCAATTGGTGGTGGAAATGGGTCTGAATCTTTTTCAGCAGTTCAAATGTATGATCCTCAAATAGGTCGATGGATTCCTTCACGATCCATGTGGCAGAAG CGATTTGCTCTTGGAGCAGCAGAACTCAATGGTGCATTATATACTGTTGGTGGATATGATGGAGAGAATTATTTGGC GACTACTGAAAGATTTGACCCCAGAAAACACGCTTGGACAAAAATTGAGAGTATGAGCACAAAAAGAGGATCTCATGCGTTGGTTCCTTTTGGGGGAAAGTTGTATGTTGACCTCTTCTCGCTTCATTGGATTCTATATCTTTGGTCAAGTGTTACGTCTTCAAGAGTAGGAGATGTGTATTGTCTGAAGAATCACTAG